GTGGAGACGGGGAGATTGATACACGGGATAGTCATCAAAAGCGGGAAGACTAGTGAACTTCGTGTGAAAAATTCTATTCTCGCTGTTTATGCTAAATGCGGATGTTTGACCTCTGCCAGGAGATATTTTGAAGGGATGGAAGTGAACGATAGAGTTTCTTGGAATGCAATAATTACGGGGTATTGTCAGGCAGGTAAGATAAATGAGGCACAGCAGTTGTTTGAGTTGATGCGCGAAGAAGGGCCTCAACCAGATGTGATCACCTGGAATGTATTGATCTCGAGCTGTAATCAATTGGGGAAGTGCGATGTTGCAATGAAATTGATGAATGAGATGGAGAGCAGCGGAGTAAAGCCTGATGTCTTTACATGGAGTAGTATGATTTTGGGTTTTGCTCAAAATAATCGTAGGTTGGAGGCATTAAAATTGTTTAGGGAGATGCTTCTGGCTGGGGTTGAACCAAACAGTGTAACGCTCATGAGTGCTATCTCAGCATCTTCCTCTATGAAAGATATTAGAAAAGGAAAGGAAGTCCATTCGATTGCCATAAAGATGGGGTGTGGTCAAGATGTGCTTGTGGGGAATTCGCTTGTTGATATGTATTCCAAGTGTGGGAAACTTGAGGCTGCCCGAAAGGTCTTTGATATGATCCCACAAAAGGATGTCTATACTTGGAATTCACTGATTGGAGGCTATTGCCAAGCTGGATACTGTGGCATTGCACATGATCTCTTCAAACAAATGCAAGAGTCAGATGTCTTGCCAAATGTCATCACATGGAATGTGATGATCACGGGGTACATTCAAAACGGAGATGAGGATCAGGCTATGGATCTTTTCCATAGGATGGAGAAGAATGGGGGTGTTAAGCGGGACACTGCCTCATGGAACGCTCTCATCGCTGGGTACTTGCATCATGgcgagaaaaataaagcactGGGGATCTTCCGGCAGATGCAATCTTTTGGTGTCAAACCTAATGCAGTTACTATTTTGAGCATCTTACCTGCATGCGCAAATTTAGTTGCATTCAAAAAGCTGAAAGAGATTCATTGCTGTGTTTTGCGCAGCAATTTAGAGTCTGAGCTTTCAGTGGCAAATTCTCTGATTGACACATATGCAAAGTCGGGGAATCTACAATACTCGAAAGCCATATTTGATGGAATGCCATCCCTTGATATTGTGACTTGGAACACAATGACCAGTGGTTATGTTTTACACGGATGTTTCAACGATGCGATTGATCTCTTTGAAAGCATGAGGAAACAGGATTACAGACCCAATAGAAGTACATTTGTTAGTATAATCACAGCTTATGGTCTAGCCAATATGGTTGATAAAGGGAGAGAGATTTTTTCCAAGATGACTGAAGACTATCAGATTTTACCGTGTTTAGACCATTACATAGCTATGGTAGATTTATATGGTCGTGCAGGGAATCTCGATGAAGCATTTGATTTCATCAGCAACATGGCGGTAGAACCTGATGTCCCTGTTTGGTTCGCATTCCTAACTGCCTGTTGTAGGCATGGGAATGTCAAATTGGCAATCCATGCAGGGGAAAAGTTGCTTGAACTAGAACCAGAAAATGCCTTCATACGGAGGTTGGTTTCACAACTTTATGATTTACGTGGGATTTCCAAAGATTCTTCAAAGATAAGGAGGCCTGGAATAAGAAAAGATCCTACAGAATCTCCCGAGTGGAGTTGGATTGAAGTCAAAAACATAGTTCATACTTTCGTCAGTGTTGATCGTCGTCAACTGGATGTTAAATCTCTACATTCTTGGATAGAAAGCATAGAGTTAAAAATGAAGGAACCAAAATACCATGGTGACATGCTTGGCATccaagaggaagaaaaagatgaaactGCTGGAGTTCATAGTGAAAAACTAGCGTTAGCCTATGCTCTGATCAAATCGTCTCAACCATTTCAGCCCATTAGAATTGTCAAGAACCTGAGAATGTGCGACCACTGCCATAGGTTTGTAAAGTTGGTCTCTAAAACACATGGCTCCGAGATATATATAAGTGACTCGAAATGCCTACACCATTTCAAACAGGGAACCTGTTCATGTGGTGACTATTGGTAGATACAACCACCACCTTAATCTCTGTCTTTAAggtaaattcatttttgtccttttggTTCCATCAGTACTATAGAGGCACCTTATAAGGGACACTGGTTTTGTCTGAAATATCAGAGCTTCTCATGAAAAAGCTGAGATAGGAATCACATAATGTGTAGTTTTCCAATGATTTTTCCCTTTGTACATATAATGACTTAAATCTTTCCAGTTAGGACACTGCTTCTTTGATGCAAATTCTTGTCAGCATGGGACTAGGGAGTGTTGTATCTTCAATCTTCCTTGTACAGATgcaattatcataatattctCTTTCTGGAATTGTGAAATACAACTATTTCTAGTTTCTTACAGTTCTATCATCTGAAAGAGTTAAGAATATAGAATCTGAAAACACAGAGAAGAAGCATCTTGGTTCACATGGCAAGTTGACAACCTAATATTAGTAGTGTTCGCACCATTTGTAGATGAAAGTgccttttccatttcctttaTTGAAAAGGGCCCTTGTTAAATATATGGAACTTTAACTTTTGATTCAGATCAATTTTATTCTGTCCCCACCttaatttcacatttataTTACACTCAGGTTCACGAAAAATATACCTGTTCTACTACAATtgactttaaatatttttaccattagAAGGTGTTGTTCTATACAACCTCGATTTTAtcacttaaataaaatctcGTTTACCATGATTTCGAGTGTTGAACAACTAATCTTCAAATGTCAAAGTATTCccaattcttgaaattgcCACGCAACATATAGCCAGACATTGTGAAAAAGTAGAATATATGTAGATTTTTgcgtaaaagaaaaagagtttgGATATGAATTATCATCAAGCTCAATTTTTGTTGCTCCATAATTTGAGGCAAAATCAGCAAATCTGGGCCCCTCCATACGTAATCTACGTACACGTGTGCGGTTCTCAGAAGCCGACCGACAACCTAATACCAAGTTTAGTATCTAAATTTCTTCTTGGTTTTACATTAGTTAATGTCCTAATTGACTTTCTTTAATCTTTTCTCTTCCACCACTTGCTCACTCACTCCAATCTACACTGCTCTCTTAAGTTACTAACTtcactgctgctgctgttcctctccctctctctctctctctctctctctctctctgaatTACCATTTCTACCTCAAGTTTAGGATTGAGTGGGCAGAAATCTCTCTGAATTACCATTTCTACCTCAAGTTTAGGATTGAGTGGGCAGAAACAGGCAAGAAGAATGGGTTCTGTTTCTTTGAAAATAGGAGATGGAACAGCAAGATTCAAGAGGGCATCAATGTGTTCCTCGGCTGTAAACTTTCTTATGCTTTTTTCAGTAATCACCACAAATCTTTTTGCTTTGTACGCTTTCACATACCGCCCCACAACTCTTCACCATCACAACTATCCCAAGAACATTTCTTTGATCTCAGAGAAAGTAAGTCTAATCCTTAGACAGATTGAATCTTCGCAAAACAAGCTATCCCAGATGGAGAAAGAGCTCTTAGGGTACAAAAGCATCGATCTTTCAGGGCCCAACATCGCGAACGAGCTTAAAGAGTTCTTAAACCGCCATCAACTGCCATTGGGAAAAGATTCAAGAACTGGAATCACCGAAATGGTGGCATCCGTGGGGCATTCTTGTGAGAAATCTGTGGATTTGCTGTCTCAATTCATGAGTTATAAAGTTAATGGGCCTTGTCCTGATGATTGGAGTCTTGGCCAGAAGCTGATTCTTCAGGGATGTGAGCCTTTGCCTAGGAGGAGATGCTTTGCCAAGATAATTCCCAAGGTGGCTTTGCAGCCTTTTCCTGTTTCGCTTTGGAAAAATGTTAGTGAAAAGATTTACAGTTGGAGTGGTTTAGGATGCAAGAATCTTGCTTGTCTGAATAGTAAGAAATTGAATAGGGATTGTGCTGGTTGTTTTGATATTGTTCGTGGTTATGAGACACAGAAATATATTAAGGCTCGAAGCAAGAATGATTTCCTTATTGATGATGTTCTGGCTATGGGGAGTGGTGGGATCAGGATTGGATTCGATATCGGTGGTGGTTCGGGGACTTTTGCTGCTAGAATGGCTGAGAGAAATGTGACCGTGGTCACTGCCACTCTGAATGTGGATGCACCATTCAATGAATTCATTGCAGCCAGGGGCCTTTTCCCCTTGTATTTTAGCTTGGACCAGAGGTTTCCATTTTATGGTAATGTGTTTGATTTAGTTCACGCAGGGAACGGACTGGATGTGGGTGGTCGACCAGAGAAATTAGAGTTCTTGATGTTTGATATCGACCGTGTACTTAGGGCAGGCGGACTGTTTTGGTTGGACAACTTTTATTGCTCCACCGATGACAAGAAAAGGGCTCTAACTCGTTTGATTGAACGGTTCGgatataaaaagttaaagtgGGTGGTGGGAGAGAAAATCAATGGTTCGGGCAAATCAGAACTTTACCTGTCAGCTGTTCTGCAGAAACCGGTAAGGGTATAGTGAAAACAAATTCTCCTGGGAAATAGAGGAGCTGAGAGTAGGTTTGCAGCAGCAGTGCTTGTTCCATACTGTAGAATTCAACCAATTCCATTACTTTACATGCTCATGATTTCTTGGCAATGTGAAATAATTGAAGGGCAATGGCTGACCAAATGGTTTATTTGCAACTAAAGAGGTGCAATTCTCTGCAGTATGGTCCGGTAGCTTTTCCCTCTGCCATATTTACATCACTCATATGCTAATAGACAGTTAGAGAGTAATAGCTTTTTGTGATTCAAATCTTATTTGATGTTGTAACATTTGGATTTTTGGTATGAGCTGATAAAAATGCATTTGCAGTATTCTTGGTTTAAAACTGGAGAACGCCTTATACCAGCAGATGTATCTCTTTTTGAGAATGCAACATAGTGTCCAGATAGAAAATAAAGTTCATACAGGCATGAATCTTAATAAAGATTCTGTTAGATTTGGAGTTAGGACTGCATGGTGATTCAGACAGCAAGCTTCTCATATGTGCTTTGGCTTTGTTACTGTTTCTTTACGTAGTTGGATGAGCCAAACAATGTTAAATCGTCTAAGGGTTTGTCTCATATTCGAGCAGCATTTTACTCCACCTGAAAAGGATTCCTCTCAGAAGTGAAGCCAAGAACATGGAAGGATGAGGAATTTATTGCAGCCTTATTTATTCCAAATCTTCTGTTGCTAGTTTTATGCATGCTAGTTTCATTGGAGAAACGAACTAGTAAACTATCATAATGCATATTAAATAGCTGAAAGACGTGTTTTTTCTCAGAGTTCTGCCCAATACATAACAATAATAGCAGCTTTACAACCACATGTAAAACCCAATCTCTATTACAGCACGACCTAGGATTCATCGAACCTTATGAGCGCATGGCACTCTAGGCTTCAGCAAAATCTTCAGATCCTCTGGTCCAAGAATAAATGGTTAGCTAGAGCCATCTCTATCACAGCCAACTTCTGAGGTTAAGCCTTTAACGCCTTGCCCTACAGAGTTTAAAAGCTGCATTCCCTCTTCACCCATCTGCTGAACTTCCGATGGCGATAGAATTCTAATGCATTTTACGCAGCCCACAAATTCCCTACAAATACAAGTCGCAAAAATTGATTAACTTTCAGTTTAAATATGGTAATGTAATAAGCTATTGGTGATAATTAACTCGGGCAAAGATTAGAGAACTTACTCCCAAGGATCGTCACCAACAAGAAGaacatcattttcaaaatcCACATAGACCAGCTTCCATCCAGAAGCCAAGTCATTGAGCAAGCCCTCAAGACCGAACATGCGCTCGATTGCAAAACGTAGTTCATCATAAGTTTTAAAACTCGAGACATCGATCGACCTTCCAACAGATCCGGCCTTTTGAATCtgtgaaatatatttgatcaGCAAGAAGTACAAGTGTGTGAATGAGATTGTCATCCAACTTCGTTATTATTTATGACTAATGATTTCTAGTAAATAACATAAACATGTTTACCTTGGTATAAGTTCGGAACCTTGGAGTTACTTGCTGCCATGAGGTATGCTGCAAAAGATTGTTGTCATCAAAATCCACATTACTTGAAGATGCTCCACCTGAGTTGTCCGCGTATTCTTGCAGAGAGAATGTCTGAGAATCTGCCAGGCTGACTGATGTAATCTGGGATTGAACATCTTGATTTGAGCAGAAGTTCCCCACAAGATAATCAGAAGGACTATGGAAATCGGCATTCTTTATCGTACAAAAATCATCCAAGACTATGCTGGAAACAGAAGGATCAATCACTGTGCTTCCACTGTTACTACCATCAAGATTGAGACAGCTATATATGTCACTCTGGTTGTGGTTCTCATCTGACAAGTCTTTCAGACCACATGAACCATACTGAAAGTTTTGATGAGGCAACAAGATAGGGAGATCAGCTTGGGAAACGCATTTAGCATCATTAAACTGAGAATCCCACAATTCTTGGCCTACTGAAGGCAGCACAGTATAAGCAGTGCACGATGTTGTAGAAGGCTGATCAGATTTCTTAATCATGGTCAAAGATCCTGGATTTCTAAACGATCCAGATGGAGAAGAATACATCGGAGAATACGAGCTAAACTCAACTTGTCCGGGGCATTGGAGCAAGGCATTTGCACTGGCAGTCTCCACTTGGGATGGATCAATTTGTTGAGTTTGAATACTGTGAGAGTCTAACCGTGATTGACTGATCCATCCACTTGTTTGCAAGGGTAATGGACCATTGTTCTGATCCATGCCTGCAAAATCGTTTATGAGATTGTGGGGATTTGTGGGCTTCACAGGCAGTTTTTCTTCATTGCACTGTCCCTGTGTCTGAAAGTGGCTTAACTGATCTGAAGCAAGTACAGGTTCTACTTTTGTCAACTCAGAACTAGTTCCTGAAGATGTTTGGTTTTCAAGTTTGTCAGTCTGTGCTGGTTTTCCTGGTAGTAAAATACCCGAGTTTGTTATGTGATGGATTTCTCCTTGCGGAAACCCATCTGGAGTGATCAACTCAGGTTTCTGCTTGACTGCTGATTGCATCAGAGATGTTGCTTCTTGCCTTGCAGCGTCCTTGGCCTCTTGCATAGGAGGTGCAATGTTCCCAGGAGAGATTACTCTTTGAGGTTTTACGAGCATCTTCATTAGCTGATCTGACCACAGGCTGGGTATTGAGGGACATTGAAAATCACCAGGTGAACTGTCAGGAACTCGGAGGAAAGGCCTATTTATCAATGTGTCCCATTCTGTTTGTGCCCCTGATACCGAAAAACTACAATTACTAGGTGCATCATCAAGACATGTAAAAgaaatcattttgaatttagaaTACTACCAATGAAGGCAGAGTGGAAAGGGCGCTTGAGATTGGCAGTTAGGGATGGAAATATAAAGAGACTCTCAGGAGTCTCAATTTCCCATGGGCTAACTCGATTTCGCTTATCCCCACACCCGGGCTCGTCCCATTCAACCTGTTATTAAGGACAAGTCTTTGATCAAAAGGATACCAATCAAGAGAGTATTGCTGAAGGAATTCAAGTACTCTGAGATGTTTGCATAACGTTTACATCATAAATATGGATATGCTCAAGCAATCTTAACATAAATTACAACCTGAAGACTACGCCATTTTGAGTTGGGCCATCTCAGTGGATCTAGGTCGCTTATACCGGTAATTGTGCCCATGTATCTGTAGTGAAAGAACACAATAGACAGgataaaaagaattgaagtGAGCTAGCCTCATATGAAAACTGCTTATCTGATCCTAATAGATATGAAATTACCTTCTTTTACTGGATTCTTCAGTTTCAAACATCATACCGAATCTCATACCGATGGAGAGCTGTGTACCATAAACAGTTTTTCGATATTTGGCAAATGGAATGACGAACTCTGAGGGGCATGCCctgcaaaatataataatgattacAGGATAATCTACTCGGAAAAGATTAAAGCAAAGCAGCTCAGTCAAAAAGACGACCacgaaattttattttttcaactaaaGGAGACGCACTAAGATTAAGTGTATCTCAGAAACCTTGGATTGTAGAAGATCGTAAATGGGCTTCTACTAGCAGCAGCatgagcagcagcagcaaggATTCCTATGTGCATGCTATCAGCAGACAATACTGAAGATGGCAAAGCTGCTTGCTGGCGGTTAACACGTCTTACTCCCAGCAAAAGTTGGGATTTTTCATCTCTGTATCAGGAATTGGAGCAAAATTGCAGTAATGCACTACAGGGGGAAGATCAATCATAAACAGTatgaaattaatcataatcatAGGATCAGATGGGAAAGGATTGTTGAGGTGTGAAGGCAAATTTAATCACTTCTAAACAGGGGGGACGTTAGCCAGATAATGGACGTAGGATAATCAATCATATTGCTCCAAATTACCTGATGAAGAGAACTGAATCACCGGCTCTAAGCCGCTTTGCACCAACAAACATACTCCAACCAGTTGTGAGGAGGTGTCGCTTTGGCTGCcctaaataaagtaaaatacagCAAGGTAAGATTTGAAGACACCATCCAAGAGGACAAGAGTGGGAGAATATAAATGGAAACAATTACAAGATTTCTCGACTGAACTTGAGCCACATCGGTTCTTTTTGTAAGAAGGCCcagaactaaataaatttcagaagCCAAAAATGGGGAAGTACAAATAGAGAAACTAAACTGAATGAATCAAAAACATCACAGGACACTTACCCCGGTATATATGACGAAAGGTCCACGTATTATCATGCAGATCACGGACAACAAGTTCTTGAGTGGGAGGCTGCATCGAGTAATCCTGAAACAGACATTAAGAAGATTAAATTGGTAAACGGATATCACATGATGGTAATTACACATCACAAACTAACAATAGAATCCTATCcagatataaataaagaaacaaatttaGCTAGCCAAATAACAGTAACCGTACTAATTGTGGAAAGAGCTTTTCTGCAGCCCTCCGTGGAACGGAGAAGCCACCATGTGTGCTTGTATCGCTAGCCGTCAAAGTTTTGCAGAAGAATTCAGTTGGATGTTTACTGGGCTTCAGTCCAAAGTCGGGTATAGGAATGACGTCTTTTTCCTGAAACAGAAGTAGAATATAGAATCACAACAATGCAATCATCTAAAGAATGAGCTCTTAGCCATTTTTTCAgaagcttcttgatgaaaagcATTCCACAAGGAAATGCTAGTTAAATTCTTTCCATGCATACTTACAGAATTTACAGGCTGGAGGCTCATTTGTGCATAGATCTCATCTGTATCTTTGTCTGCCTATTGATCAGAAGCAGTTGAAAACGTAAATTTTCCAGATTACAAAAGCTAGCTCATATTTCAGGATAAAATATAGCCTTTCTATTTTAACCCAACagattgaaaatttgaaaataaatagataattgaTGGGAAGTATGTACATGGAGTGTAACATTGTGAACTTGGCACAACAACTGAGGGGGGAGATTTGGATAGTTGGGTATCTGTGCCGTTGCTGTTCTATTAGTCGAAACCGCAACCTGTTGCAACGAATGAGGAGCTCAttagtatatatgtatcaGTGTTGAACTTGTATGCCATCTCTGGAGAAATGCTCCTGAAGACCGAATTCTGACAATGAAGAATCACATGGATGATTACAGCAATAATCGGTTCTTACTGGTCTTGTAAACTAATCATTCCAATTTCACCTCATTTCAGTTACACAGACTCCCAGTTGCTGATTTGTACAAGAGCAGAAACATAAGTGAATTTAAGGCCATACATCTAGTTCaacttttttcctaaaaaaaacaaaggccGCATTCTTTCTAAGATAACTAACATTACCGAATATCTTAGTCGAACAAGAACAGTAGTTAAGCATCAAAGCACTTAATAATGCCCGAGATTTTGTAAAGGTTTGAGAATGAACAAACCTGTTCACTGTGTCCTTGTGGAAAATAATAGACAAGGCTTCCAACCTGAGGCAAGGTGACCAGTGGACCGGCACAAGCATGCCATAACTCAGAATTTATCTGCTTCCTCACTCCTATCATAAACAAGCATCAATAGATAAAAACATCACAAGAAATTGACTAAAATACTTCATTCTAGGTGTTTGTTTCAATGGATTGCCTCTAGTTCCCTACTGAAACTTATACAAAACAAAGGcacactacacacacacacacacatgtaaaaaaacagagaaaatCAACTGACCATTATGATCCTGCATTTCTTTCAACAGTTTCATCCCTTCAAGTAGATTATGTGAACCACTGACCACCAAACCTCCTGGTTTGAGCTTTTCTTCAACAGAAGccatgtatgtatgtatccTCTATCCCTTTTATCTGTGCTTCAACCCCCAAAATCTAAAGAACCCATCTTCTCATTCAACCAGTTACACCAACCAtcaagattgaattttctccCACAAAAAGGAGGGAGGGGGAGAACAGCCCACTTCAAGAAAATTCACATACTCTTATTCATCAGCAGCAGAAGAGGGGGGGACACCTTAAAGAAATCACCCAGTAATTCTTGGAAGTACAGAGGAATAAAGCCAAGACAGTTATTCAGAGAATCTAGTAGCATGAGAGGAACCAATCAAAGAGAGCATGCCCTAAAAATCCAAAACCCAATGAACAAAATATACAGTGATGAAGCACTGGAAAATCTATGTGGGGCTTCCCCCTTCTTCTCACTCAGTCACAGTCCATCAACAGCAAGATGGGTAAAGTTAAAAACCAAGAAAttatacacacaaaaaaaacttAGAGGGGTCAGTTTTTATGCATCAAAGCACGCGGACCAAAGCATGAGTGGTCGGATTATCAAGTGTTCCCCCCCTTTTCCCCAcctcttttttccctttatactcttctaaaaagaaattgacctTTCAATTGAAGAGTGCCcttttatgagaaaaaaagaaaaaaagcctCCAACTTTGCCTTTCTCAATCAACATAAAACCAAAAGTCTCAAtctttttcctctctctctctctctctctctctcgttcACATTACTCTTTCACTGTTTTCTGCCCGTATAAGTCTCAACCTGCAAAGGGATGGGCTTCAAGAACTGGGCAAGAGCGTGCATGCTCCTAACCTGCGCACACACTTGCTGAAAATGGTCGATTCTGTTGCAGCTTTAGGCTGAGAAATTCAGTAAGCTGAGGAAATGAATAAAGAAATGTGCATATGCAGAGGCAGAGCAGTGCTATTCCCACACGAAATCCTACTACTCATACTCATACTCATGTTCACCACAGACAATGACTCacgtattattattaaatattagcaataaaataaacaagcTTGTCTTGTATAAACAAACTACTCTCagtatatgtataaattattacaagaatTTATACGAATGTGTGTAATGTTCTCTATCTTTTAAGTTTTCTTTGACTTAgcaaaataagttaaatagAGCAGCCCTTcattttatat
The window above is part of the Sesamum indicum cultivar Zhongzhi No. 13 linkage group LG7, S_indicum_v1.0, whole genome shotgun sequence genome. Proteins encoded here:
- the LOC105166016 gene encoding uncharacterized protein LOC105166016; translation: MGSVSLKIGDGTARFKRASMCSSAVNFLMLFSVITTNLFALYAFTYRPTTLHHHNYPKNISLISEKVSLILRQIESSQNKLSQMEKELLGYKSIDLSGPNIANELKEFLNRHQLPLGKDSRTGITEMVASVGHSCEKSVDLLSQFMSYKVNGPCPDDWSLGQKLILQGCEPLPRRRCFAKIIPKVALQPFPVSLWKNVSEKIYSWSGLGCKNLACLNSKKLNRDCAGCFDIVRGYETQKYIKARSKNDFLIDDVLAMGSGGIRIGFDIGGGSGTFAARMAERNVTVVTATLNVDAPFNEFIAARGLFPLYFSLDQRFPFYGNVFDLVHAGNGLDVGGRPEKLEFLMFDIDRVLRAGGLFWLDNFYCSTDDKKRALTRLIERFGYKKLKWVVGEKINGSGKSELYLSAVLQKPVRV
- the LOC105166017 gene encoding auxin response factor 5, which encodes MASVEEKLKPGGLVVSGSHNLLEGMKLLKEMQDHNGVRKQINSELWHACAGPLVTLPQVGSLVYYFPQGHSEQVAVSTNRTATAQIPNYPNLPPQLLCQVHNVTLHADKDTDEIYAQMSLQPVNSEKDVIPIPDFGLKPSKHPTEFFCKTLTASDTSTHGGFSVPRRAAEKLFPQLDYSMQPPTQELVVRDLHDNTWTFRHIYRGQPKRHLLTTGWSMFVGAKRLRAGDSVLFIRDEKSQLLLGVRRVNRQQAALPSSVLSADSMHIGILAAAAHAAASRSPFTIFYNPRACPSEFVIPFAKYRKTVYGTQLSIGMRFGMMFETEESSKRRYMGTITGISDLDPLRWPNSKWRSLQVEWDEPGCGDKRNRVSPWEIETPESLFIFPSLTANLKRPFHSAFIGAQTEWDTLINRPFLRVPDSSPGDFQCPSIPSLWSDQLMKMLVKPQRVISPGNIAPPMQEAKDAARQEATSLMQSAVKQKPELITPDGFPQGEIHHITNSGILLPGKPAQTDKLENQTSSGTSSELTKVEPVLASDQLSHFQTQGQCNEEKLPVKPTNPHNLINDFAGMDQNNGPLPLQTSGWISQSRLDSHSIQTQQIDPSQVETASANALLQCPGQVEFSSYSPMYSSPSGSFRNPGSLTMIKKSDQPSTTSCTAYTVLPSVGQELWDSQFNDAKCVSQADLPILLPHQNFQYGSCGLKDLSDENHNQSDIYSCLNLDGSNSGSTVIDPSVSSIVLDDFCTIKNADFHSPSDYLVGNFCSNQDVQSQITSVSLADSQTFSLQEYADNSGGASSSNVDFDDNNLLQHTSWQQVTPRFRTYTKIQKAGSVGRSIDVSSFKTYDELRFAIERMFGLEGLLNDLASGWKLVYVDFENDVLLVGDDPWEEFVGCVKCIRILSPSEVQQMGEEGMQLLNSVGQGVKGLTSEVGCDRDGSS
- the LOC105166014 gene encoding pentatricopeptide repeat-containing protein At1g19720 isoform X2 gives rise to the protein MYAKCGSLDDAFVVFEGMRERNLYAWSAIIGACSREKRWGDVVELFYWMMADGDVVPDDFLFPKILQACGNSGDVETGRLIHGIVIKSGKTSELRVKNSILAVYAKCGCLTSARRYFEGMEVNDRVSWNAIITGYCQAGKINEAQQLFELMREEGPQPDVITWNVLISSCNQLGKCDVAMKLMNEMESSGVKPDVFTWSSMILGFAQNNRRLEALKLFREMLLAGVEPNSVTLMSAISASSSMKDIRKGKEVHSIAIKMGCGQDVLVGNSLVDMYSKCGKLEAARKVFDMIPQKDVYTWNSLIGGYCQAGYCGIAHDLFKQMQESDVLPNVITWNVMITGYIQNGDEDQAMDLFHRMEKNGGVKRDTASWNALIAGYLHHGEKNKALGIFRQMQSFGVKPNAVTILSILPACANLVAFKKLKEIHCCVLRSNLESELSVANSLIDTYAKSGNLQYSKAIFDGMPSLDIVTWNTMTSGYVLHGCFNDAIDLFESMRKQDYRPNRSTFVSIITAYGLANMVDKGREIFSKMTEDYQILPCLDHYIAMVDLYGRAGNLDEAFDFISNMAVEPDVPVWFAFLTACCRHGNVKLAIHAGEKLLELEPENAFIRRLVSQLYDLRGISKDSSKIRRPGIRKDPTESPEWSWIEVKNIVHTFVSVDRRQLDVKSLHSWIESIELKMKEPKYHGDMLGIQEEEKDETAGVHSEKLALAYALIKSSQPFQPIRIVKNLRMCDHCHRFVKLVSKTHGSEIYISDSKCLHHFKQGTCSCGDYW
- the LOC105166014 gene encoding pentatricopeptide repeat-containing protein At1g19720 isoform X1, which translates into the protein MESLILPCKTLIPSKIPEKPAKSNSLSTNNPPELTHDAYLKRLCKLGRLSDAISSLDSCGSTVRHSTLSHLIESCIDSSSLDLCYKLHASVKKLIKEPDPFIETKLVGMYAKCGSLDDAFVVFEGMRERNLYAWSAIIGACSREKRWGDVVELFYWMMADGDVVPDDFLFPKILQACGNSGDVETGRLIHGIVIKSGKTSELRVKNSILAVYAKCGCLTSARRYFEGMEVNDRVSWNAIITGYCQAGKINEAQQLFELMREEGPQPDVITWNVLISSCNQLGKCDVAMKLMNEMESSGVKPDVFTWSSMILGFAQNNRRLEALKLFREMLLAGVEPNSVTLMSAISASSSMKDIRKGKEVHSIAIKMGCGQDVLVGNSLVDMYSKCGKLEAARKVFDMIPQKDVYTWNSLIGGYCQAGYCGIAHDLFKQMQESDVLPNVITWNVMITGYIQNGDEDQAMDLFHRMEKNGGVKRDTASWNALIAGYLHHGEKNKALGIFRQMQSFGVKPNAVTILSILPACANLVAFKKLKEIHCCVLRSNLESELSVANSLIDTYAKSGNLQYSKAIFDGMPSLDIVTWNTMTSGYVLHGCFNDAIDLFESMRKQDYRPNRSTFVSIITAYGLANMVDKGREIFSKMTEDYQILPCLDHYIAMVDLYGRAGNLDEAFDFISNMAVEPDVPVWFAFLTACCRHGNVKLAIHAGEKLLELEPENAFIRRLVSQLYDLRGISKDSSKIRRPGIRKDPTESPEWSWIEVKNIVHTFVSVDRRQLDVKSLHSWIESIELKMKEPKYHGDMLGIQEEEKDETAGVHSEKLALAYALIKSSQPFQPIRIVKNLRMCDHCHRFVKLVSKTHGSEIYISDSKCLHHFKQGTCSCGDYW